The following proteins are encoded in a genomic region of Microcoleus sp. FACHB-68:
- a CDS encoding TrkH family potassium uptake protein codes for MTISRTICLGFLALLAIGTILLTLPFSTSDGTWSDPVTALFTTTSCVCVTGLSVVDVGKFYSFWGQLIMVCLVQVGGLGYMTATTVLILLVGRKLGLRDKLAVQQSLDQPGLAGAGDLVRSIIAMIVIIEITGIFLLLPAFVPDFGFSQGLWLSIFHSVNAFNNAGFSLFSNNLINYVNSPLVNFVISSLIILGGIGYQVIMEVFLWVRDRLSKNQTCIVFSLNFKVVTSTTLFLLIVGTIGFFLTEFNNPGTFAPLSFGNKIMAAWFQSVVPRTAGFNTVDYGKMTNAGLWLTIALMFMGASPGSTGGGIKTTTVRILFNCTKAVLQGKEEVLAYQRQIPPALILKAVAVQVGSMLVVIIATVLIALFDKNIGFIDILLEVVSAFATVGLSTGITAKLSLFPELVIITTMYIGRVGILLLMSAILGDPKPSAIRYPEENLLVG; via the coding sequence ATGACAATCTCTAGAACGATTTGCTTAGGATTTTTGGCTCTTCTTGCCATTGGTACTATCCTGCTGACCCTGCCTTTCTCAACAAGTGATGGGACATGGAGCGATCCAGTCACAGCATTATTTACAACCACATCTTGCGTCTGTGTGACGGGTTTATCGGTGGTAGATGTTGGGAAGTTTTATTCGTTTTGGGGCCAGCTGATTATGGTTTGCCTCGTTCAGGTGGGCGGTTTAGGCTACATGACGGCCACAACCGTTCTGATCTTACTGGTGGGTCGGAAGTTGGGATTGCGAGATAAACTGGCAGTTCAACAATCTTTAGATCAGCCGGGGTTAGCCGGCGCTGGCGATTTAGTGCGCTCGATTATCGCCATGATTGTCATTATTGAAATCACTGGCATTTTCTTGCTGCTTCCTGCTTTTGTACCAGACTTCGGCTTCAGCCAGGGACTGTGGCTTTCAATCTTTCACAGCGTCAATGCTTTTAACAATGCTGGATTCAGTCTCTTTTCCAATAATTTGATCAATTATGTCAATTCTCCCTTAGTCAATTTTGTGATTAGCAGCCTGATTATCCTGGGAGGTATTGGCTATCAAGTCATTATGGAAGTATTTTTGTGGGTGCGAGATCGCCTATCCAAAAATCAAACCTGCATTGTTTTTTCTCTTAACTTTAAGGTCGTTACAAGTACAACCCTTTTTCTGTTAATAGTAGGAACAATCGGCTTTTTTCTCACAGAATTCAACAATCCAGGAACCTTTGCGCCTTTAAGCTTCGGCAATAAGATCATGGCAGCTTGGTTTCAATCCGTCGTGCCGCGCACAGCAGGGTTTAATACCGTTGACTATGGGAAAATGACCAACGCCGGCCTGTGGCTTACGATTGCCCTGATGTTTATGGGTGCCAGTCCCGGCAGCACCGGCGGCGGAATTAAAACAACCACCGTCAGGATTTTATTCAACTGCACCAAAGCGGTGCTCCAAGGGAAAGAAGAAGTGCTGGCTTATCAGCGCCAGATCCCACCCGCACTGATTTTGAAAGCGGTTGCTGTACAGGTCGGTTCAATGCTGGTGGTGATTATTGCAACCGTTTTAATTGCCCTGTTTGACAAAAATATCGGATTTATCGATATTCTGCTTGAGGTTGTGTCGGCGTTTGCTACGGTTGGCCTGTCTACCGGCATCACCGCTAAACTTTCACTGTTCCCTGAACTGGTTATAATCACCACAATGTACATCGGTCGGGTCGGGATATTGCTCTTAATGAGTGCAATTCTGGGAGACCCCAAACCCAGCGCGATCCGCTATCCAGAAGAGAATTTGTTGGTGGGGTAG
- a CDS encoding TenA family protein, which translates to MTLSSELWQTHEDLAVACLEHPFVQGIATGTLPKSRFAYYVGQDAFFLEAFARAYSIAGAKAPDWEAFEVFHALAGGVLEELKLHQGYAAEWGVDLRETEPAPATRRYTDFLMATAWSHEAGLIAAAMAPCMRLYTFLGRQIAKDGIRDHPYAGWIRTYSSPEFEPLAEQLERLLDRYAEPLPATHSTYRYAMLCERDFFQAAWESAGD; encoded by the coding sequence ATGACGCTTTCTAGTGAACTGTGGCAAACCCATGAAGATTTAGCAGTAGCTTGCCTGGAACATCCGTTTGTGCAAGGAATTGCCACCGGCACTCTGCCCAAAAGCCGGTTTGCCTATTACGTCGGACAAGATGCTTTTTTCTTAGAAGCCTTTGCCCGCGCCTACAGCATTGCCGGGGCGAAAGCACCTGACTGGGAGGCGTTTGAAGTGTTCCACGCCCTTGCCGGCGGCGTTTTAGAAGAACTTAAGCTGCATCAAGGCTATGCAGCCGAGTGGGGCGTAGATTTGCGGGAAACCGAACCGGCACCGGCAACGCGCCGCTACACCGACTTTTTGATGGCTACTGCTTGGAGTCATGAAGCCGGTCTGATTGCAGCTGCGATGGCCCCGTGTATGCGGCTGTATACCTTTTTAGGCCGGCAAATCGCCAAAGATGGCATTCGGGATCATCCCTATGCCGGCTGGATTCGCACCTACAGTAGTCCGGAATTTGAGCCACTGGCCGAACAGCTAGAACGCTTGCTGGATCGCTATGCTGAACCGCTGCCGGCGACGCATTCGACTTATCGCTACGCCATGCTGTGCGAGCGAGATTTCTTTCAGGCAGCGTGGGAAAGTGCCGGTGATTAA
- a CDS encoding methyltransferase domain-containing protein has protein sequence MTSTLNQQIQQFYDASSGLWEQIWGEHMHHGYYGPSGTWKKERRQAQIDLIEELLKWAQVKSAQKILDVGCGIGGSTLYLAQKFNASATGITLSPVQAGRATERAQAAGLGETTQFQVADALNMPFTDDSFDLVWSLESGEHMADKQKFLQECYRVLKPGGTLIFVTWCHRPTDEPAGPLTADERKHLEEIYRVYRLPYVISLPDYEEIAQQQKFQNIRTADWSAAVAPFWDVVIDSAFNPAAIFGLLTSGWSTIEAALSLHLMSRGYERGLVRFGLLSATKS, from the coding sequence ATGACCTCAACTCTGAATCAGCAAATTCAACAATTTTACGATGCCTCTTCCGGTTTGTGGGAGCAAATTTGGGGAGAGCATATGCACCACGGTTACTATGGGCCAAGTGGCACCTGGAAAAAAGAGCGCCGGCAGGCTCAAATTGATTTAATTGAGGAATTGCTGAAATGGGCGCAAGTCAAGTCAGCCCAAAAAATTCTTGATGTGGGCTGCGGAATAGGGGGCAGCACCCTTTATTTAGCGCAAAAGTTCAACGCCTCCGCCACTGGCATCACCCTCAGTCCTGTACAAGCCGGTCGGGCAACCGAACGCGCCCAAGCTGCCGGATTAGGTGAAACAACGCAATTTCAAGTGGCAGATGCCCTGAATATGCCCTTTACAGACGATTCTTTTGATTTAGTCTGGTCGCTGGAAAGTGGCGAACACATGGCAGATAAGCAGAAATTTTTACAAGAATGCTATCGAGTCCTGAAGCCGGGAGGAACCTTGATCTTTGTTACCTGGTGTCACCGGCCTACCGATGAACCTGCCGGCCCGCTGACAGCCGATGAGCGAAAACACTTAGAGGAGATTTACCGCGTTTATCGTTTGCCCTATGTGATTTCGCTGCCAGACTATGAAGAAATCGCTCAACAGCAGAAATTTCAAAATATCCGTACCGCCGATTGGTCAGCCGCCGTGGCACCTTTCTGGGATGTTGTGATTGATTCAGCCTTCAACCCCGCTGCGATTTTCGGTTTGCTCACCTCCGGTTGGTCAACCATTGAAGCAGCGCTTTCTCTCCATCTCATGAGTCGCGGCTATGAACGCGGGTTAGTTCGATTTGGCTTACTGTCTGCGACTAAATCCTAA
- a CDS encoding glycosyltransferase family 39 protein, giving the protein MNHTIINFLKSCQKHPAIAWTLSMLWLFLICWLAFLWNLGKFGLIDETEPLFAEAARQMTVTGDWITPYFNEETRFDKPPLIYWLMAIFYKIVGVNEWAVRLPSALSAIALAGLGFYTLRYFTPQNPFSNSELETEPTETISENLDAQKSSSVEPAKPWLIALIGSSLIALNPETIAWARVGVSDMLLTGCMGSALLAFFIGYAKAENSQLPETHKTKPFPWNFLLFTSPWYLAFYVLVALAILAKGPVGIVLPALIIAAFLLYLGNFREVWREMRPIYGAILMLAIALPWYILVILANGEDYINSFFGYHNLERFTRVVNHHWAPWYFYFVVVLVGFAPWSVYLPVAIARLRFWKRSIWRRQPRSNQLGLFALFWFAVIFGFFTIAVTKLPSYVLPLMPAAAILVALLWGDIILSIPANFAKNQESKAVEITPTESIGEPPPSKTKFYSNFLGLTFWLNVAFWALGAAAFFSHILWLKKVKDPAIPNISEVIQQSGLLIAGGVIWAIVAGVGAFVLLNRKKRWLWTVNLVGFLAFLIFVMMPAFFLMDRYRQMPLRQLAETVIQIKQPGEELVMIGFEKPSLVFYTRQPVQFFRRARSGVNYIKKIPDTQADSTSVLMVGYPSKFEEGGLQPNQYTVLDKAGAYQLVRVSKQVVARINQSDLSIDKN; this is encoded by the coding sequence GTGAATCACACAATTATCAATTTCTTGAAATCTTGCCAGAAGCATCCAGCGATTGCTTGGACGCTGTCTATGCTGTGGTTATTTTTAATTTGCTGGCTGGCTTTTCTGTGGAATTTAGGCAAATTCGGCTTAATTGATGAAACGGAACCGCTATTTGCAGAAGCCGCCCGTCAGATGACCGTTACCGGCGATTGGATTACTCCATATTTTAATGAGGAGACGCGCTTCGATAAGCCCCCATTAATTTACTGGTTGATGGCAATTTTTTATAAAATTGTCGGCGTTAATGAGTGGGCGGTACGCTTGCCTTCAGCCCTGTCTGCAATTGCTCTGGCCGGCTTAGGTTTTTATACGCTACGATATTTTACCCCGCAGAATCCATTTTCTAATTCTGAGTTAGAAACTGAACCGACAGAAACGATTTCTGAAAATTTAGACGCGCAAAAATCTTCTTCTGTTGAGCCGGCAAAACCTTGGTTAATTGCCCTCATCGGTTCATCTTTGATCGCCTTGAATCCCGAAACCATTGCTTGGGCGAGAGTCGGTGTCTCTGATATGCTGCTCACCGGCTGTATGGGTTCGGCATTGTTAGCCTTTTTTATCGGTTATGCCAAAGCTGAAAACAGCCAGTTACCAGAAACCCATAAAACAAAGCCTTTTCCTTGGAATTTTCTTCTGTTTACTTCCCCGTGGTATCTCGCCTTTTATGTACTCGTTGCCTTAGCAATTCTCGCCAAAGGGCCGGTGGGAATTGTGTTGCCGGCATTAATTATTGCGGCGTTTTTACTTTACCTTGGTAATTTTCGAGAAGTTTGGCGGGAAATGCGACCGATTTACGGCGCTATTTTGATGCTTGCTATCGCGCTACCTTGGTATATTTTGGTGATTTTAGCCAATGGTGAAGACTATATTAATTCGTTTTTTGGTTATCACAATTTAGAACGATTTACACGTGTCGTCAATCACCATTGGGCACCTTGGTATTTTTATTTTGTGGTCGTGCTGGTTGGATTTGCGCCGTGGTCTGTTTATTTGCCGGTAGCTATTGCGCGACTACGCTTTTGGAAACGTTCAATTTGGCGTCGGCAACCGCGTTCCAATCAGTTAGGTTTATTTGCCCTATTTTGGTTTGCTGTCATTTTTGGCTTTTTCACCATTGCGGTTACTAAATTACCCAGCTACGTTCTGCCTTTAATGCCGGCTGCTGCTATTTTAGTTGCTTTGCTTTGGGGCGATATTATCCTCTCGATTCCCGCTAATTTTGCTAAGAACCAAGAAAGCAAAGCAGTAGAAATTACGCCAACTGAAAGCATCGGAGAACCTCCCCCAAGTAAAACAAAATTTTATTCTAATTTCTTAGGCTTGACTTTCTGGCTAAATGTAGCTTTTTGGGCGTTAGGTGCGGCAGCGTTTTTCTCTCATATTCTCTGGCTGAAAAAGGTCAAAGATCCAGCGATTCCCAATATATCTGAAGTAATTCAGCAGTCGGGTTTATTGATAGCCGGCGGAGTGATTTGGGCGATTGTTGCCGGTGTCGGCGCGTTTGTTTTGCTGAACCGAAAGAAACGCTGGCTTTGGACAGTTAATTTAGTAGGATTTCTCGCCTTTTTAATCTTTGTGATGATGCCGGCTTTTTTCCTAATGGATCGCTACCGTCAGATGCCGCTGCGACAACTTGCTGAAACGGTCATTCAAATCAAGCAACCCGGTGAAGAACTGGTAATGATTGGGTTTGAAAAACCAAGTTTGGTCTTTTACACTCGGCAGCCGGTGCAGTTCTTTCGTAGAGCGAGATCAGGCGTTAATTATATTAAAAAAATTCCTGATACTCAAGCAGATTCAACCTCTGTGTTGATGGTGGGATACCCTTCAAAATTTGAAGAAGGCGGGTTACAACCCAATCAATATACAGTTTTGGACAAAGCCGGCGCTTATCAACTTGTTCGAGTATCCAAACAAGTTGTTGCTAGGATTAATCAATCTGATCTATCCATTGACAAAAATTAA